The following proteins are co-located in the Cutaneotrichosporon cavernicola HIS019 DNA, chromosome: 3 genome:
- a CDS encoding uncharacterized protein (Glyoxalase-like domain) — translation MPHTEPDHLVITAATLDAGVAWVEERLGVSLSPRRGGQHDRQGTHNALLSLGPDFYLEVIAINPDAPVPDHPRWFGMDTVGPEPRLHHWVCRTSNLADALEKSAIKPGEIEQMSRGTLRWLITIAPDGQLKADGTMPSLIEWQSKPHPAAGLEDKGYRLQKLEVHHPRAQEVKASLSAAGMLDTRVEFATGGPMLSATIQTPSGPRVLG, via the coding sequence ATGCCCCACACAGAGCCCGACCACCTTGTCATCACGGCCGCCACCCTtgacgccggcgtcgcttgggtcgaggagcgactCGGTgtctcgctctcgccacggcgaggcgggcagCATGACCGGCAGGGAACCCACAACGcactcctctccctcggGCCCGACTTCTATCTCGAGGTGATCGCGATCAACCCCGATGCACCAGTGCCCGACCACCCACGCTGGTTCGGGATGGACACGGTCGGGCCCGAGCCGCGTCTGCACCACTGGGTGTGCCGTACTTCCAACCTCGCGGATGCGCTTGAGAAGAGCGCAATCAAACCCGGCGAGATTGAGCAGATGTCGCGCGGCACGTTGCGGTGGCTCATCACCATCGCACCTGACGGGCAGCTGAAGGCCGACGGAACGATGCCCTCCCTCATCGAATGGCAGAGCAAGCCCCACCCCGCCGCAGGTCTTGAGGACAAGGGATACCGGCTCCAGAAGCTCGAGGTCCACCACCCTCGCGCGcaggaggtcaaggcgtcgctctcggccgCCGGCATGTTGGATACACGGGTCGAGTTCGCGACGGGTGGGCCAATGCTCTCCGCGACGATCCAGACACCAAGTGGGCCGCGGGTGCTGGGATGA